Part of the Hemicordylus capensis ecotype Gifberg chromosome 7, rHemCap1.1.pri, whole genome shotgun sequence genome, CTCACCGGCTGTTGAGGCTCTGCCTTCTCTTCTTCACTACCAGGAGGCAACTTGCTGGCCCACCCACAGTCTTGgttcctggctctccctggcaaccagGGAAGGTCCTGGCTGACATTGACTGTACCCAGGAGTGGTGCGGCTGGGCCTCAGTCTTCTCAGCTCCGCAACTGGGTGTGTAATCGGGCCCTCCCACAGCCAGGAGGAAGGCCCGACACAGATTATCTCTGTccatgcctcctaccttgttttttactcacacTCATGTGagaaaacaggagtgtgcacagcttccggacttgggtaggatgcttctcctaccctgttTATCATTGTATGAACAAGCCTGGTGTGTTACAGTTGTGGTGGGGATATAGTGACACAGAGAGtcaaacctaggtttaatgtgggttaccagcattagcgTGGTTGTGAGAACCCACATAAAGGTGAGAATCTGAGCTTCATTTTGGGCcacaaaccaccttggcatgggttcatacaatcatgcaaactctagtaacccacattaaacctcgaTTTGACAGatagtgtgaaccaggccactgtttCTGGCAGGTTTTTTGGGTGCTCTTTAAAACATGTGCTTCAGCTCTCCAATCATTGTACTTGACCACGGTTGCAACCCTTGATCATAAAGATCTGACAGTCCATGCTCATCACACACAGTTCAGTCGGTGAGTTCCACACAGACATTAGGCAGCAGGTTCCACCTGGTAATCCAACTTGGCTGCTCCTTCCAGGACAGTATCTAGTCCAAAGTGGTCTTTCTGTCCATAGACAGCCTCTATGGAATCTATGTGCCTGGAGATAAAAGCCTGGAGTCCAGAAGAGGGCGAAAACCGCTGCTTCTGAGGGTGGTTGGGTGGATGGATATCACCTTCTCCCTCGCTATGAGGAGGTCAAGGAAGAAGACCTGACATTGGGTGGGCTTCGGTTTTCTGTCAGTGGGGCTGGCGATGGTGgcggcaaggggagggggaggcagcgcACAACTTTCCGCACCATCGTCCACAGATCGGTCCGGAAACGCTTGATGGCAAAGCAGTAGATGAGGGGATCAATACAGCTGTTGAGGCTGAGCAGAGCCATGCTTAGCATGTGAAGGTTGTCCAAGAAGGATGGAGTGCTGCAGGCAGAACTGGACATCCGATCAGCTACCCAGGGAACCAGGGAGAGGTGATAGGGAGCCACACAGACCACAAACACCAGCAACATGCCCAGGACCATGGCACGTGCCCGACGCCGGTGGCCCCCTTGGCAGGAACCCGCTGCAGCCAAGAGAGATCTCATGATGGACATGTAGGCACCTAACACAACCAGGAAGGAGGCCGCGAAGAGACCCACCATGGCATAGGCATAACTCCTGCGTCCCGAGTGTTGCTCAAAGCACTTGGTGCTGACGGACCCTGCCAGGTGGGTCTGCTGGGTGGCCAAGGAGGGGACAGCGCAAGCGAAGCACAGCACCCAGGACACAATGCAGCCCACTAGCGCCCCCTGGGGCTTGTTCAAAGCCAGGTCCAGCTTGGCCACGGTGCAGTAGCGGTTCAAGCTGATGAGTGTCATGAAGGCCATGGCACTGTAGGTGGCCAGGTAGTAGACGGCCCCGGCCAGGCGACAGAAGGCCTCTGGGAGGTCCCAGTTCCCTTCAGCCAGGTAGTAGGGGATCCAGAAGGGCAGGGTGAGGTTGAAGAAGATGTCGGCCAGCGTGAGGTTGATGAGGTAGATGCGGATAGCCTTCCTCACACGTCCACTCTGCAGGAAGACAAGCAAGGCCGCTATGTTGCCGGGCAACCCCACACACAGCACCAGGCAGTACGTGGCGGGCAGCAGGATGAATTGCATGGGGTCGCTAGGCTGGCACTGGCCACTCGCTAGCCCCGCTGTTGTGGAGTTGTTCATCCCAATCATCACTGGAAGACAATAAGAGAGGCAGAGTCAGCCTAGCAGCACAGCAAGGTGGGAGTGGACCCTGGGGCCAAATAGgggccccctgccccaccttcttacctccttctcctccccccattcccatatctctttgctgcagaaggacaaagaacatggtgaaacaccAAACATTCTTGGTACagcctttctcttgctcctgtgcaaataatatcactcATGCCCACTCACACAGAGActtacacagacagacacacacacgtcattcacacaaccaaaggggagggctgggaggaaaggcaggatcctacctaccttcacCAAGATGATTGGGGACTCTTcagggctctgccactcacacgTCCATGCAACCGACATGGTGGCAAACTCCAAAGTGGGAtctagaggaggaagtcctcccgcatcccacaatgcactgctcagGGAGTGGATAGGCACCACTCCCAGCAGCCGTTCCAAGAGCTGTGGTGTTGCAGATGACCAACAGTGAGGTAGGACGGActcctttcccctcctaccttgtttgttGCCTGGGTAggggatctgggctacccaggactGCATCAGCTGGGTCGGGAGGCCTCCCAGATGTCCGGATGACTTAAGATGCCTGGGTTAATTCTAGACTTGGAAAATAATATTCTAcaattctatttttttttcctccccaaaaTGTTCTGCTCCTGAAGCAGGAAAGAActgctaaaagaataaaactaCACCAGCAAATTCTCAACCACAGATATTATCAAAGACAGGCAACATTCAGATTCGTCAAGTCCTATGGCTTCAGGGCACAATTATGATCCCATGAAAGGTTAGATGTGTCttcttttacatatgaatggatGCTGATTGTTACCAGCAATTACCAGATTAGCACCAGGGAAGGTAGAaccatgccttctctgaaaaaggcagTTTGTTTTAAGATATGAAAGtaagaataatttttttaaaattatcagtttgatttttaattgatCTGAGCATGGAATTGGCTCAAGGTCGgctggttagcttagtggttgagaaggagaattgcACATGGATTATTTTCCCACTGCTCCGAAGACtgtggtgtggccatgctcagatttatacaaagagATTAGTACCTTatgactctaaaattctattgttTCCCTGCGGGtccccagctgtggttggactccTATACCCATCATCCTATTGTCATTtgtagcagggcatgatgggagttgaatacctgcaggagggccaaattgGGTAGCCATGCTCCAGGTCAGGGGTGGGGTAGCCATCCTGAGGCTCAatggctgtggctggactccactGCCCAtgacagcagggcatgatggcagCCAGAGTCCCACAcctgcaggtgggccaaagttgggctgtctacctcacagggttgttgtgtatgAAGTATATTCCTTCTTCAGTGTGACAGCACCTCCATGAACTGCTGTAGCTCTGATAGTCCTGTCTCTTGATATGGAAGGAGTCTGTTAGTTATGCATCCAGGGTTTTTTGGAAGGAAAATTAAAAAGGTCCTTTCATACTGTGAcattgggatgtgtgtgtgtgttttgctttgcaCCACATGATTCGGCTAGGTGAAAGGACATGTCACCCACTGAAAAAGAGCGCCCCCTCCTTTTGCTTGCAAATGTGTGCCATTAAGGCATATTGAGGGAACGATGCATTTCAAGAGCTCTGCCTTTTCTGCCCTGCAATTGTCctgtggaagctgccacccatTTCTGTTTTTCAGAAAGTAACTTCTTTTCCAGAGAAGGCATGGCCTTAactcccctgctgagagacactaattcctggtgctaagctggtCATTGCCAACAGGTGCAGATTAACTTTTGCCAAAAGATGCAGATTAACTTTTGTGGGTTTAAAAATGTAACCACATCATGAGAATTATTCAGAGAACATTCTGAGAATAATTGGAAGTCAGGCAGGATATTCTTGGAATTTCCttcctcatatatatatatattccatgaGAATCTTTCAAGAATACTTTGTGGCATATTCATCCCAAGTCTAGTTAactcaggaggggagggggaggagtgtcaggcagcatccctccctcctatTCCAAGCTGATGCTTGGAGGCATTTCCCTCCctgttgagcctgtcagtcaagctgagggaggggtggattgGATCCTGAGCACAAGTCAGGAGGAAATATGGCAGGAGggattcttccccctcccctcctggagaggaCTCATCTCACTTAAAGTCCAGACAGGTCCTCCAGTCAGGAGACAGCAGCGTAACAGTGAGTCCAGAAAGTGTGAGAGAGATCGAGATCAAAGAGCATCCAGCCAGCCATTTCTATTTCTCCACCCCTGGGTCAGCCAAAAAATAAAGCAGGAAAGGAGACAGTTTGTGGGTGTTGATGGATGAATGGATAcaacatttttggaaggatggatgGACGGAGGGATCTTTATGAATGTGTGTATGGGAagactattattttattattatttttttaaatttgatttcttttccacccttccaaaaatggctcagggcggtttacacagagaaataataaataaataagatggatccctgtccccaaagggctcacaatccatgGGAAAACAACATACTAGATAGATGGATGGAGAAACACAGACAGATGGCCAAGACACTTGTGGGTGAATAGGCcaatggatgaatggatggacaAAATACTTGTCAGTGAATGAACACAGTAGGGACCTAGATGTATGTTCAGGTCACtttgtggatggatggatggatggatggatggatggacagatggatggatggacagatggATGGACGGACAAAGAAAGAGGGCAGTCTGGATGGCCAGGTAAGATACTGCTTGCTGGAAGCACAAAATAGTCTGAGAGTGTGAATGGTTGGACAGACAGTACAAGATAGTATGAGCGTAGGAGTGAGTTGGTGGGCTGATGCAGGGACAGATAGACACTGACAAACAGGAGAAGGAATgtgcaggggtggcagagagccaGGCATGGTTTTAGCCGATCTGGCAGGCGGAATATCCACCCACTTCATTAATCCTCAGCTGGGACTGTGATGAGTATACCCCACGTGCATTCCAGGACGCCGGAGTCTCTCCAGCCAGCTCTGCACCCTCTTCGGATATTTGGGGGCTTCTGGGCTGGGCGCTGAGCAGCACAGCTGCAAGGAGAGGTCTCCAAGAGCAGCCACCCTTCGCCGGAGACAGGGCTCCTGGCTCCCGCCGGCAGCTGCTGGGAATTAAGACCAGATTGGCCCATGTGCCCGAATGTCTCCTTGACTCCTGCCACACGCCACTTGTTCTAATCTCGGCATCCCTGCCAAGCCAGAGCGCAGCTGAGCTGACGCTTCCCACTTgacaagcaccccccccccccgtcttctTCCTCCCGCCTCTGCCATTGATACCTTCCCCCACTCCTGccgctgcacacacacacacatgcacaccacatGAGAGAAAGGAATCCCATCCAACATTTAGCAGAAAGCAAGGTCATAGGGATGTGGAGAACCTTGGAGGACaggttcaacacacacacacacacacacacacacacacacacacacacacacacacctaaaaggATTTTCTGCTCTGTAAATGGTTAATTTACTTCCAATAATACCATTTCTCACTGTTTTGAATGCATACCCAtttgccactttggcaaaaaaataaaaataaaaacacccttcaatgcaagagccatttcccattgtgctgacctccGTACAGAACTGCGCTTTTCTCagagctgggagggccctttaagggaGATGGAGCCCCTCTCttcagagctctaggaggaaagcaatgGGGAGCTTTACACCTCCCAGGACTCTATGGacaccttctaagatggtgcagggtaatggatgtgcacagacctgttcggaggcccttttacaggtttgaacactggccggTTCAAAGAGttcaatggtgggggtgggataactttcagggcaggggagggcacACTTAACCCTCCCTCCgcttcctcccaccaccactggcgcTCACTGGAAAACCggtccagtggggcggcagcatacctccctgccgccccatccgcTCTTCGGACCAAAAGTAGGTGGAAGTAGctcacatgcgcgcacacacacacacaccacatgcatGACTGACATGTGGGAGCGCAAGCctgatgtgtgcatgcgcacaagCGACTTCTGTGTACTTCCAGTCTAAAGAGCGGACGGGGCGGCAGagatacgctgccaccccactggaccgATTTTCCAGCAAGAGTCActgtgggggaaagcagagggaggggcaagtgcaccctgtcccgcccttaaagttatcccacccccactgtcaaaccggacctggccggttccgtgtacatcccaaGTGCAGGGATTCAAgaggcaggggcatagggacTATAGAGCAATGGGGGACAATTGTCCTCCAGCCGCCAGGAGGTCAAGCCgccaaggctccccctccccctcggcCAAGGCACCTCCCTGCCCTCTCCCATACCCAGCCAGCAAATAAAGCACTGGGAGCCTGTGGCGTTCCTCTCTCctttccagccagtgtttcactgaaacgcCAGCAGTGCTGGCGTGGGaagcccagccagcatttcaatgaaatgctgactggacCCTCTGACCAAACAGACCCTCTCCTGGATAGTGGCCCTGCCCCTCTGTCTGACGTCAAATGCAAGGGTGTGGGGCCAATGCCAAGAAAGGGCCCCGTCAGagtttcccttccccagtcagcggttcatggaatcgctgactgggagcacctttccctgcctccttgaGAAAGCAGAGAAAGGTGCTCAGTCAGTGATTCGACAAACCATTgacaggggaagggaggggagggcctATGGGTCCTGTTCTTGGAATTGGCCCcacctccctgcatctgatgtcagaagcaggggaCATGGCctggggcataggaacataggaagctgccaaatactgagtcagaccattggtctatctcactcagtattgtcttcacagactggcagcggcatctccaaggttgtaggcaggaatctctctcagccctatcttggagatgctgccagggagggaacttggaaccttctgctcttcccagagtggaggctccatcccctgaggggaatattttacagtgctcatacatttggtctcccattcaaatgcaaccagggaggaccctgcttagtgaaggggacaagtcttgcttgctgccacaagaccagttctcttctcctAGACCTAGACTTTGTCCTCCAGCTGTAGCAAAGCTCCTTATTCCCCTGTCAAGGGGGCGCCACTTCTCTTAAAGAAGTCCCTCTCCCCGTAGCATGGGGCTAGGTGCAGCATCCGggatggtcatctctgcatggtgcccagGGGTCTGTGCAGAGGATTCAGTTCAGCCAAAGCTtctcacaggcccaataaacaatgagTCAGGGGGCCACCCTTAGGGTTgctgggggctgccactggcaatgaagaacactgatctagccaacaacaacaacaacaacagcaacaacaacaacaaaaagtgtcATTAAAACCATCAAGACTTTACAACACTTCATTCCTGCCTGGAGTGTTCTGTATTCAAATCAGAGGAAGAGATTTAAGTGCCTGCTTACAtggagatgaagaagaagaaccttttcaaaattattttttaccAAGAGGACAGTCAAGTTTTTCTTTTCTAAGCAGTGGCTTTTGCGTGGCATGTGGGGGGAAGAAACCGTAAAACACTCCTCTGTTTAAACCGACAATTACCCCTGTCACCAGATTAGCAAAATTTACTCACTGAGTCCGTTAGATGCAAAGCAGTATATTAAACTGAGATCATGACTACATACCGAACTACAGCACATGAACTGTGCTAAATTGGTCCCAGTTGCAGACATGAATTCGCTGCCACCTTCCAAAATattggggaaggagggagaggaatgggagttctttttttttttccatgCTGTACATTGCACTGCTGTGAGGGATTCttgttatctgtgggggttc contains:
- the LOC128333248 gene encoding platelet-activating factor receptor-like, encoding MSVAWTCEWQSPEESPIILVKVVMIGMNNSTTAGLASGQCQPSDPMQFILLPATYCLVLCVGLPGNIAALLVFLQSGRVRKAIRIYLINLTLADIFFNLTLPFWIPYYLAEGNWDLPEAFCRLAGAVYYLATYSAMAFMTLISLNRYCTVAKLDLALNKPQGALVGCIVSWVLCFACAVPSLATQQTHLAGSVSTKCFEQHSGRRSYAYAMVGLFAASFLVVLGAYMSIMRSLLAAAGSCQGGHRRRARAMVLGMLLVFVVCVAPYHLSLVPWVADRMSSSACSTPSFLDNLHMLSMALLSLNSCIDPLIYCFAIKRFRTDLWTMVRKVVRCLPLPLPPPSPAPLTENRSPPNVRSSSLTSS